A portion of the Macaca nemestrina isolate mMacNem1 chromosome 19, mMacNem.hap1, whole genome shotgun sequence genome contains these proteins:
- the LOC139360149 gene encoding elongin-A3-like: MAAGSTTLHAVEKLQVRLATKTDPKKLEKYLQKLSALPMTADILAETGIRKTVKRLRKHQHVGDFARDLAARWKKLVLVDPNTGPDAQDPEESASRKRYGEALQDQEKAWGFPENGTVPRSPPDSPEHRRTAHRTPPGLRRPHRRSPSREHRAQRKRPRRAPADSGPHRAPPLHTAPLPTPEGPEPAVPGKQPGRGHAHAAQGGPPLGQGCQGQPQGEALVSHSKGHKSSRWASAQKLPPVQESQSERLQVAGADSAGPKTVPSHALSELWDPSAAWMQANYDLLSAFEAMTSQEKPEALSAPTFQEEAAFTGHRVNAKMQVYSGSRPACQPQVLTLRQQCIRGLRHNPDALGDVGGVPYSVLEPLPEGWTPDQLYRREKYNHALAGDTDELWRIHCLQDFKEEKPQEHESWRELYLRLRDSREQRLRAVTTKIRSALENKPIRRQTKMICFNSGAKTPYDASRRQEKSAGAADPEEGEIKPASKAAGSSHVPSSRGGVGGGDRGGGGLVGGGGSSNERPAPAAKTRKPAAKKVAPLMAKAIRDYKRRFSRR; encoded by the exons ATGGCGGCAGGCTCCACTACGCTGCACGCAGTGGAGAAGCTGCAGGTGCGGCTGGCCACTAAGACGGACCCGAAAAAGCTagagaaatatttgcagaaaCTCTCCGCCTTGCCCATGACGGCAGACATCCTGGCGGAGACTGGAATCAGAAAGACGGTGAAGCGCCTGCGGAAGCACCAGCACGTGGGCGACTTTGCCAGAGACTTAGCGGCCCGGTGGAAGAAGCTGGTGCTTGTGGACCCAAACACCGGGCCTGATGCACAGGACCCCGAGGAGAGCGCTTCCCGAAAGCGCTATGGGGAGGCTCTTCAGGACCAGGAAAAGGCCTGGGGCTTCCCAGAGAACGGGACGGTCCCCAGGAGCCCACCTGACAGTCCTGAGCACAGACGGACAGCACACAGAACACCTCCGGGGCTCCGGAGACCTCACCGAAGGTCTCCCAGTCGCGAGCACAGAGCCCAGAGAAAGCGCCCCAGAAGGGCCCCAGCTGATTCAGGCCCCCATCGGGCCCCTCCATTGCACACCGCTCCCCTCCCGACGCCCGAGGGCCCTGAGCCGGCTGTGCCCGGGAAGCAACCCGGAAGAGGCCACGCTCACGCCGCTCAGGGCGGGCCTCCGCTGGGTCAGGGCTGCCAGGGCCAACCCCAGGGGGAAGCGCTTGTGAGCCACAGCAAGGGGCACAAATCGTCCCGCTGGGCTTCCGCGCAGAAATTGCCTCCTGTCCAGGAAAGCCAGTCAGAGAGGCTGCAGGTGGCCGGCGCTGATTCCGCGGGGCCGAAAACGGTGCCCAGCCATGCCTTGTCAGAGCTCTGGGACCCCTCAGCGGCCTGGATGCAGGCCAACTACGATCTACTTTCCGCTTTTGAGGCCATGACCTCCCAGGAAAAGCCAGAAGCACTCTCCGCACCAACGTTCCAGGAGGAAGCCGCCTTCACTGGACACAGAGTGAATGCAAAGATGCAGGTGTACTCGGGCTCCAGGCCTGCCTGCCAGCCCCAGGTGCTGACGCTGCGCCAGCAGTGCATCCGGGGGCTTAGACACAATCCGGACGCCCTCGGCGACGTGGGAGGGGTCCCCTACTCGGTTCTTGAACCCCTTCCGGAAGGGTGGACGCCTGATCAGCTGTATCGCAGAGAGAAATACAATCACGCACTCGCTGGGGACACAGATGAATTATGGAGGATTCATTGTCTCCAGGACTTCAAGGAAGAAAAGCCACAGGAGCACGAGTCTTGGCGGGAGCTGTATCTGCGGCTTCGGGACTCCCGAGAGCAGCGGCTGCGAGCAGTCACCACGAAAATCCGATCTGCACTTGAAAACAAACCCATCCGCCGACAGACAAAGATGATCTGTTTCAACTCTGGGGCCAAGACGCCTTATGATGCTTCAAGGAGGCAAGAGAAGTCTGCAGGAGCCGCTGACCCCGAAGAGGGAGAGATCAAGCCAGCCTCCAAAGCCGCGGGCAGCAGCCACGTTCCCTCCAGCCGGGGCGGCGTGGGCGGTGGCGATAGGGGCGGTGGCGGCCTGGTGGGCGGCGGGG GCAGCAGCAATGAGCGCCCGGCGCCCGCCGCCAAAACCCGGAAACCGGCTGCCAAGAAAGTGGCCCCGCTGATGGCCAAGGCAATTCGAGACTACAAGAGGAGATTCTCCCGAAGATAA